The proteins below are encoded in one region of Triticum aestivum cultivar Chinese Spring chromosome 1B, IWGSC CS RefSeq v2.1, whole genome shotgun sequence:
- the LOC123148252 gene encoding uncharacterized protein, which produces MTAYMAKSGESGDSPAPKEALLPAGHPAGHHGLQAYTGNYIEVPAGTCVESPYHYSKYPGLGPKIAAGVFLRTPPVPVNLDLSAIAGRFSNLQSMALSGDTTLEAFRPPVTRIFQPSVVVQSPRDYRTIALIRNYMRKARVLRAENLEALIDKRIDKHEKKKLEAERLLLEEERRKFEEEKRNFELEKKLFPQKKVAVDDEKKETKQSLFESTIDTADKHVTLFEKIISIPQKGETFGKTITENAEVILKKLKVLKEKRIPRSITSSGVAGIYFFKEEMKEWTGMRVGESNGESNAVLNVGNGKVTANGFHKAGNGGKGASSTGVDPASSTGVDPASSTGVDPASSTAVAPASSTAVAPASSTAVAPASPTGVAPGVTGAQVGGEPKVE; this is translated from the exons atgaCGGCGTACATGGCGAAAAG CGGAGAATCGGGCGACTCGCCGGCTCCCAAGGAGGCGCTGCTTCCAGCAGGGCACCCGGCCGGCCACCACGGCCTCCAGGCCTACACCGGCAACTACATCGAGGTCCCTGCAGGCACGTGCGTCGAGTCCCCCTACCACTACAGCAAGTACCCCGGCCTCGGCCCCAAGATTGCCGCCGGTGTGTTCCTCCGCACCCCGCCCGTCCCCGTCAACCTCGACCTCTCGGCCATCGCAGGGCGATTCTCCAACCTCCAGTCCATGGCGCTGTCCGGCGACACCACCCTCGAAGCCTTCAGGCCACCCGTGACAAG GATTTTTCAACCCTCTGTTGTGGTGCAATCCCCACGGGATTATCGCACTATTGCCTTAATTCGCAACTACATGAGGAAGGCTAGGGTACTGCGGGCAGAGAATCTGGAAGCTCTAATTGACAAGCGAATTGACAAACATGAGAAGAAAAAGCTTGAAGCTGAGCGTCTCCTTCTAGAGGAAGAAAGGAGGAAGTTTGAGGAGGAAAAGAGGAACTTTGAGTTAGAGAAAAAGCTGTTTCCTCAGAAAAAAGTAGCTGTGGATGATGAAAAGAAGGAGACAAAGCAGTCTTTATTTGAGAGCACAATTGATACAGCTGACAAGCATGTCACA CTTTTTGAGAAGATCATCAGTATCCCCCAAAAAGGAGAGACATTCGGGAAGACCATAACTGAAAATGCAGAAGTTATTCTTAAGAAACTCAAGGTACTTAAGGAGAAGAGGATACCAAGGAGCATTACTTCCTCAGGAGTGGCCGGGATTTACTTCTTCAAGGAAGAAATGAAGGAGTGGACTGGGATGAGGGTTGGGGAATCAAATGGGGAATCAAATGCTGTCCTGAACGTAGGAAATGGAAAGGTTACTGCAAATGGGTTCCACAAGGCAGGGAATGGAGGCAAGGGTGCTTCCTCAACCGGCGTCGACCCTGCTTCCTCAACCGGCGTCGACCCTGCTTCCTCAACCGGCGTCGACCCTGCTTCCTCAACCGCCGTCGCCCCTGCTTCCTCAACCGCCGTCGCCCCTGCTTCCTCAACCGCCGTCGCCCCTGCTTCCCCAACCGGCGTCGCCCCTGGTGTGACTGGAGCTCAGGTTGGAGGTGAACCCAAGGTTGAGTGA